In Myxococcus stipitatus, a single window of DNA contains:
- a CDS encoding ABC transporter ATP-binding protein: MLRALLGRWRSSLRLLRPAHVEADRAKISVSQLGHRYGNKVVALKDVDLNVRSGEFVCLLGPSGCGKSTLLYALAGQVKPTGGAVSIDGRRITGPGPDRLLMFQEAALFPWLSVRGNVTFALAARGVPRGERKARAEQYIRRVQLQGFEDALPHQLSGGMKMRASLARALSVDPAVLLMDEPFGSLDAQTRIHMQEFLQSIWMRTHKTVVFVTHDVHEALMLGTRVVLMAPRPGRIVRDLEVHLPMPRHPDDAALMEMVRHVQGLLREVEQGSKPPEPPPVRVPPRPSPPTVHSVTESVRGP, encoded by the coding sequence ATGCTGCGTGCGCTCCTCGGCCGATGGCGAAGCTCGCTGCGCCTGCTGCGGCCGGCCCACGTGGAGGCCGACCGCGCGAAGATTTCCGTCAGCCAGCTGGGCCACCGCTACGGCAACAAGGTCGTCGCGCTGAAGGACGTGGACCTCAACGTCCGCTCGGGCGAGTTCGTCTGCCTCCTCGGCCCCTCCGGCTGCGGCAAGTCCACGCTGCTCTACGCGCTCGCCGGGCAGGTGAAGCCCACCGGCGGCGCGGTGTCCATCGACGGCCGGCGCATCACCGGCCCCGGGCCGGACCGCCTCCTCATGTTCCAGGAGGCCGCCCTCTTCCCGTGGCTGTCCGTGCGAGGGAACGTCACCTTCGCCCTGGCGGCGCGAGGCGTGCCGCGCGGGGAGCGCAAGGCCCGCGCGGAGCAGTACATCCGCCGCGTCCAGCTCCAGGGCTTCGAGGACGCCCTGCCCCACCAGCTCTCCGGCGGCATGAAGATGCGCGCCAGCCTCGCCCGCGCGCTGTCCGTGGACCCCGCCGTGCTTCTCATGGACGAGCCCTTCGGCTCGCTCGACGCGCAGACGCGCATCCACATGCAGGAGTTCCTCCAGTCCATCTGGATGCGCACGCACAAGACGGTGGTGTTCGTCACGCACGACGTCCACGAGGCGTTGATGCTCGGCACGCGCGTCGTCCTCATGGCGCCGCGCCCCGGGCGCATCGTCCGGGACCTCGAGGTGCACCTGCCCATGCCCCGCCACCCGGACGACGCCGCCCTCATGGAGATGGTGCGCCACGTCCAGGGGCTCTTGCGCGAGGTGGAGCAGGGCTCGAAGCCCCCGGAGCCGCCCCCCGTCCGCGTGCCGCCCCGCCCGTCCCCTCCCACCGTGCACTCCGTGACGGAGTCCGTCCGCGGTCCGTGA
- a CDS encoding HAD family hydrolase: MKMEHVEQTLERIARELEHTPGGMLAFDGDGTLWSGDVGDDLFMSVTERDGVREPALARLRHMAPLHGVPVEPGDTGAALARRLFSAFREGRVPERDICEMATWLFAGWEVEAARAFARGVVESHRVGDRVHPEVWRVLEWARAHDIPCYVVSASPRAVVEAAARVVGFPPENVVASTPQDDGVTVLADVVPPIPYGPGKVACLRARTARPLYAAFGDNVFDLELLAASRVPVAVRPKPRLVERASSLPALVQLHPVTGR, translated from the coding sequence ATGAAGATGGAGCACGTGGAGCAGACGCTGGAGCGCATCGCCCGTGAGTTGGAGCACACCCCCGGGGGCATGCTCGCGTTCGATGGGGACGGCACGCTGTGGAGCGGTGACGTCGGTGACGACCTGTTCATGTCCGTGACGGAGCGCGACGGCGTGCGCGAGCCGGCCCTGGCCCGGCTGCGGCACATGGCGCCCCTGCATGGCGTCCCGGTGGAGCCGGGCGACACCGGCGCCGCGCTGGCACGGCGCCTCTTCTCCGCCTTCCGGGAGGGTCGTGTCCCGGAGCGCGACATCTGCGAGATGGCCACCTGGCTGTTCGCGGGCTGGGAGGTGGAGGCCGCGCGGGCCTTCGCCCGGGGCGTGGTGGAGTCACACCGGGTAGGCGACCGCGTCCACCCGGAGGTCTGGCGCGTGCTGGAGTGGGCCCGGGCGCACGACATCCCCTGTTACGTGGTGAGCGCCTCGCCGCGCGCGGTGGTGGAGGCGGCGGCCCGCGTGGTGGGCTTCCCCCCGGAGAACGTGGTGGCGAGCACCCCCCAGGACGACGGCGTCACGGTGCTGGCGGACGTGGTGCCGCCCATTCCTTATGGCCCCGGCAAGGTGGCGTGCCTGAGGGCCCGGACGGCGCGGCCCCTGTACGCGGCCTTCGGGGACAACGTGTTCGACCTGGAGCTGCTGGCCGCCTCCCGGGTGCCGGTGGCCGTCCGCCCCAAGCCGAGGCTGGTGGAGCGCGCCTCCAGCCTGCCGGCGTTGGTCCAGTTGCACCCGGTGACCGGCCGCTGA
- a CDS encoding ABC transporter permease: MKREGRWKSHAQKLGLVLLLLAAWEGLSRLRIWSPHLFPGPVTVAESLGRMAADGRLWEATLRSLGRLARAYLISVAIGIPLGLLIARLAFFRNAVKPVVMGLQALPSICWLPLALLWFGLTDAAILFVVVMGSVLGIAIATEDAVNGVDPQLLRVASTLGVKGMRFQFGVLLPAALPGIVTGLKLGWSFAWRALLAGELLFVSGGLGQLLTIGRELMDVPQVMAVMVAIILIGITVDRVLFQTVEVRLRRRWGLEGAM, from the coding sequence ATGAAGCGTGAAGGACGCTGGAAGAGCCACGCGCAGAAGCTGGGGCTCGTGCTGCTGCTGCTCGCCGCCTGGGAGGGCCTGTCGCGGCTGCGCATCTGGTCCCCGCACCTGTTCCCCGGCCCCGTCACCGTGGCGGAGAGCCTGGGCCGCATGGCCGCGGATGGGCGCCTGTGGGAGGCCACGCTGCGCTCGCTGGGGCGGCTGGCGCGGGCCTACCTGATATCGGTGGCCATCGGCATCCCCCTGGGGCTGCTGATAGCGCGGCTGGCCTTCTTCCGCAACGCGGTGAAGCCCGTGGTGATGGGGTTGCAGGCGCTGCCCTCCATCTGCTGGCTGCCCCTGGCGCTCTTGTGGTTCGGCCTGACGGACGCGGCCATCCTCTTCGTCGTCGTCATGGGCAGCGTGCTGGGCATCGCCATCGCCACCGAGGACGCCGTCAACGGCGTGGACCCGCAGCTGCTGCGCGTGGCCAGCACCCTGGGCGTCAAGGGCATGCGCTTCCAGTTCGGCGTGCTGCTGCCCGCGGCGCTGCCCGGCATCGTCACCGGCCTCAAGCTGGGGTGGAGCTTCGCGTGGCGCGCGCTGCTGGCCGGCGAACTGTTGTTCGTCTCCGGCGGCCTGGGCCAGCTGCTCACCATCGGCCGCGAGCTGATGGACGTGCCCCAGGTGATGGCCGTCATGGTGGCCATCATCCTCATCGGCATCACCGTGGACCGTGTCCTCTTCCAGACGGTGGAGGTGCGGCTGCGCCGCCGCTGGGGGCTCGAGGGCGCGATGTGA
- the fba gene encoding class II fructose-bisphosphate aldolase (catalyzes the reversible aldol condensation of dihydroxyacetonephosphate and glyceraldehyde 3-phosphate in the Calvin cycle, glycolysis, and/or gluconeogenesis) has protein sequence MPLIALRPLLDYAAANNFGVAALNVNNMEQIQAIMEAARATQSPAIIQASRGARKYTNDLFLRNLMQAAVELYPEIPIVMHQDHGNSPDTCISAIRMGFTSVMMDGSLEDDGKTPASYEYNVAVTREVVNVAHRFGVSVEGELGVLGSLEHGMGEKEDGHGAEGKLTLDQLLTDPDQAVDFVQRTGIDALAVAMGTSHGAYKFSRKPSGDVLAMSRIEEIHRRIPNTHLVMHGSSSVPKELCDIINANGGRIKETYGVPVEEIQRGIRAGVRKINVDTDNRLAITGAIRKAFTSKPEEFDPRFYLTPARAAMQQVCEERMKQFGQAGHAKKVPLVTLDQMAKDYEAGKYGDAARPDSANQFKQAKKK, from the coding sequence ATGCCGCTCATCGCCCTGCGTCCCCTGCTCGACTACGCCGCCGCCAACAACTTCGGGGTCGCCGCGCTCAACGTCAACAACATGGAGCAGATCCAGGCCATCATGGAGGCCGCCCGGGCCACCCAGAGCCCGGCCATCATCCAGGCGTCGCGCGGGGCGCGGAAGTACACCAACGACCTGTTCCTCCGGAACCTGATGCAGGCGGCGGTGGAGCTGTATCCGGAAATCCCCATCGTGATGCACCAGGACCACGGCAACTCGCCGGACACCTGCATCAGCGCCATCCGCATGGGCTTCACCAGCGTGATGATGGACGGCTCGCTGGAGGACGACGGCAAGACGCCCGCCAGCTACGAGTACAACGTGGCCGTCACCCGCGAGGTGGTGAACGTGGCCCACCGCTTCGGCGTGTCCGTGGAGGGTGAGCTGGGCGTGCTCGGGTCGCTGGAGCACGGCATGGGCGAGAAGGAGGACGGCCACGGCGCCGAGGGCAAGCTGACGCTGGACCAGCTGCTCACCGACCCGGACCAGGCCGTGGACTTCGTGCAGCGCACCGGCATCGACGCGCTGGCGGTGGCCATGGGCACCAGCCACGGCGCCTACAAGTTCTCCCGCAAGCCCAGCGGCGACGTGCTCGCCATGAGCCGCATCGAGGAGATCCACCGCCGCATCCCCAACACCCACCTGGTGATGCACGGCTCCAGCTCCGTCCCCAAGGAGCTGTGCGACATCATCAACGCCAACGGCGGCCGCATCAAGGAGACCTACGGCGTGCCGGTGGAGGAGATCCAGCGCGGCATCCGCGCGGGCGTGCGGAAGATCAACGTCGACACGGACAACCGGCTCGCCATCACCGGCGCCATCCGCAAGGCCTTCACCTCCAAGCCGGAGGAGTTCGACCCGCGCTTCTACCTGACGCCCGCCCGCGCGGCGATGCAGCAGGTGTGCGAGGAGCGCATGAAGCAGTTCGGCCAGGCGGGCCACGCGAAGAAGGTGCCGCTCGTCACGCTGGACCAGATGGCGAAGGACTACGAGGCCGGCAAGTACGGCGACGCGGCCCGCCCGGACTCGGCCAACCAGTTCAAGCAGGCGAAGAAGAAGTAG
- a CDS encoding ABC transporter substrate-binding protein: protein MRALRSVCVLVLAGLALLGTGCKRESSSHAANAPLRLGFFPNITHAQALVGNAEGAFAAEPGVGKLEVKQFNAGPAAMEALVAGSLDVSYVGTGPAINTYLKAGKELRIIAGAVDGGAMLVTRTAKSAAELKGKKVATPQLGNTQDIALRYWLKQQGLSTNIDGSGDVQIVPLTNSDILVQYLRGGIEGAWVPEPWGTRMLLEPEGGGQVLVDEKTLWPDGRFPTTVIVTTRKVLETQRPRLVALLRAHVKLTERWKQDPAGFASAANAAFGQLTHKPLAPPILQGAFTHLQPSLDPLPAALATAAQHAKDVGFIPSADIEGIVDLGALKEAQGGAAK from the coding sequence ATGCGCGCCCTCCGTTCCGTGTGTGTCCTCGTGCTCGCGGGCCTCGCCCTGCTCGGCACCGGTTGCAAGCGGGAGTCCTCCTCCCACGCCGCCAATGCGCCCCTGAGGCTGGGCTTCTTCCCCAACATCACCCACGCGCAGGCCCTGGTGGGCAACGCGGAGGGCGCCTTCGCGGCCGAGCCCGGCGTGGGGAAGCTGGAGGTGAAGCAATTCAACGCCGGCCCCGCCGCCATGGAGGCGCTCGTGGCCGGTTCGCTGGACGTGTCGTACGTGGGCACGGGCCCCGCCATCAACACGTACCTCAAGGCGGGCAAGGAGCTGCGCATCATCGCGGGCGCGGTGGACGGCGGCGCCATGCTGGTGACGCGCACGGCGAAGTCCGCCGCGGAGCTGAAGGGCAAGAAGGTGGCGACCCCGCAGCTGGGCAACACCCAGGACATCGCCCTGCGCTACTGGTTGAAGCAACAGGGGCTGAGCACCAACATCGACGGTTCAGGGGACGTGCAGATCGTCCCTTTGACCAATTCGGACATCCTCGTGCAGTACCTGCGCGGCGGCATCGAGGGCGCGTGGGTGCCCGAGCCCTGGGGCACGCGCATGCTCCTGGAGCCCGAGGGCGGCGGACAGGTGCTGGTGGACGAGAAGACGCTCTGGCCGGACGGGCGCTTCCCCACCACCGTCATCGTGACGACGCGCAAGGTGCTGGAGACGCAGCGCCCGCGCCTCGTCGCCCTGCTGCGCGCGCACGTGAAGCTCACCGAGCGCTGGAAGCAGGACCCGGCCGGCTTCGCCTCCGCGGCCAACGCCGCCTTCGGTCAGCTCACCCACAAGCCCCTGGCGCCGCCCATCCTCCAGGGCGCCTTCACCCACCTGCAGCCGAGCCTGGACCCGCTCCCCGCCGCGCTCGCCACCGCCGCCCAGCACGCCAAGGACGTGGGCTTCATCCCCTCCGCCGACATCGAGGGCATCGTCGACCTGGGCGCGCTGAAGGAGGCCCAGGGCGGCGCCGCGAAGTGA
- a CDS encoding glucose 1-dehydrogenase produces the protein MKAVAVFPGKRQVRVIDDAPEPRLQSPTQVKVRTHEVGVCGTDKDIVQFAYGAPPLGSDYLIPGHECLGQVVEVGSAVRGLKKGDWVVPRVRRPCPHAVCPACRHGHPDFCITGDYTERGIKEAHGFASQFFVEDVAYLHRASDELRGVAVLTEPLTIAEKGLREVDRIQERLPWKMEAGRAVVLGAGPVGQLGTLALLRRGYATSVYSHSRKPNPKAEANEAAGAPYYSTQDITPQELVRRVGPADLFYEATGSASATLKALEALGDNGILVLTGVPARPEPLSMDGAALLKQLVLRNQVVLGTVNAADADFEVALEDLARFRARWPGGLERLITGRHPPEDYFEVATDKKGGAIKNIISFS, from the coding sequence ATGAAGGCCGTCGCCGTCTTTCCCGGGAAGCGCCAGGTGCGCGTCATCGACGACGCGCCCGAGCCCCGGCTCCAGTCACCGACCCAGGTGAAGGTGCGCACGCACGAGGTGGGCGTGTGCGGGACGGACAAGGACATCGTCCAGTTCGCCTATGGCGCGCCGCCGCTGGGCTCGGACTACCTCATCCCCGGCCACGAGTGCCTGGGCCAGGTGGTGGAGGTCGGCTCGGCCGTGCGGGGCCTGAAGAAGGGGGACTGGGTGGTGCCGCGCGTGCGCCGCCCCTGCCCGCATGCGGTGTGTCCCGCGTGTCGCCACGGGCACCCGGACTTCTGCATCACCGGCGACTACACGGAGCGGGGCATCAAGGAGGCGCACGGCTTCGCCTCGCAGTTCTTCGTGGAGGACGTGGCCTACCTGCACCGCGCCTCGGACGAGCTGCGTGGGGTGGCGGTGCTCACCGAGCCGCTCACCATCGCGGAGAAGGGCCTGCGCGAGGTGGACCGCATCCAGGAGCGACTGCCGTGGAAGATGGAGGCGGGGCGCGCGGTGGTGCTGGGAGCGGGGCCCGTGGGGCAGCTCGGCACGCTCGCGCTGCTGCGGCGGGGCTATGCCACGTCCGTCTACTCGCACTCGCGCAAGCCCAACCCGAAGGCGGAGGCGAACGAAGCGGCGGGCGCGCCGTACTACTCCACCCAGGACATCACTCCACAGGAGCTGGTGCGGCGGGTGGGGCCGGCGGACCTCTTCTACGAGGCGACGGGCTCCGCCTCCGCGACGCTCAAGGCGCTCGAGGCGCTGGGGGACAACGGCATCCTCGTGCTCACCGGCGTGCCGGCGCGCCCGGAGCCGCTGTCGATGGATGGCGCCGCGCTGCTCAAGCAGCTGGTGCTGCGCAATCAAGTGGTGCTGGGCACGGTGAACGCGGCGGACGCGGACTTCGAGGTGGCGCTGGAGGACCTGGCCCGCTTCCGCGCGCGCTGGCCCGGGGGCCTGGAGCGGCTCATCACCGGGCGCCATCCCCCGGAGGACTACTTCGAGGTGGCGACGGACAAGAAGGGCGGCGCCATCAAGAACATCATCTCCTTCTCGTGA
- a CDS encoding NYN domain-containing protein: MNGRTNEHRIALFLDFENLVTNTGISAANFDLQPSLDRLLEKGKVVFRRAYCDWSRFSEAKLGLHRFGVELVDVPPSTRAGKNGADMRLVIDALELCYARESIDTFVIASGDSDFCPLAYKLRENGRTVIGLAVKESTSPLFVNACDEFIYLRTRQRSSEKGEKGDKADKARHGAAEEAGHGKRGRHGREGTSTRGGKSEAAAAQAASGKSHGSKTEVPAIAREVVRNLLARATGPVNPSLIKETIVRKEPDFDESEYGFPTFAKLLAALEQEGVLRRIQQGRQWYVTGPDADLGGDGKGKKHGHAAHAPEEDEDLESYPDPEEDEAV, from the coding sequence GTGAACGGTCGCACCAACGAGCACCGCATCGCTCTCTTCCTCGACTTCGAGAACCTCGTCACCAACACCGGCATCAGCGCGGCCAACTTCGACCTCCAGCCCTCGCTCGACCGGCTGCTGGAGAAGGGCAAGGTCGTCTTCCGCCGCGCCTACTGCGACTGGTCCCGCTTCAGCGAGGCGAAGCTGGGGCTGCACCGGTTCGGCGTGGAGCTGGTCGACGTGCCGCCCTCGACGCGCGCGGGGAAGAACGGCGCGGACATGCGCCTGGTCATCGACGCGCTGGAGCTGTGCTACGCGCGAGAGAGCATCGACACCTTCGTCATCGCCTCCGGCGACAGCGACTTCTGTCCGCTCGCCTACAAGCTGCGCGAGAACGGCCGCACCGTCATCGGCCTGGCGGTGAAGGAGTCCACCTCGCCCCTGTTCGTCAACGCGTGCGACGAGTTCATCTACCTGCGCACGCGCCAGCGCTCCTCGGAGAAGGGGGAGAAGGGGGACAAGGCCGACAAGGCCCGCCACGGCGCGGCCGAGGAGGCGGGGCACGGCAAGCGCGGCCGTCACGGGCGCGAGGGCACGTCCACCCGCGGAGGCAAGTCGGAGGCCGCGGCCGCGCAGGCCGCCAGCGGCAAGTCGCACGGCAGCAAGACGGAGGTGCCGGCCATTGCCCGCGAGGTGGTGCGCAACCTGCTCGCGCGAGCCACCGGCCCCGTCAATCCCTCGCTCATCAAGGAGACCATCGTCCGCAAGGAGCCGGATTTCGACGAGAGCGAGTACGGCTTCCCCACCTTCGCCAAGCTGCTCGCCGCGCTGGAGCAGGAGGGCGTGCTGCGCCGCATCCAGCAGGGTCGCCAGTGGTACGTCACCGGCCCCGACGCGGACCTCGGCGGCGACGGCAAGGGCAAGAAGCACGGCCACGCGGCCCACGCCCCGGAGGAGGACGAGGACCTCGAGTCCTACCCCGACCCCGAGGAGGACGAGGCCGTCTGA
- a CDS encoding extracellular metalloproteinase — protein sequence MSQRHYRRRLTQALVLVGALSASTAFGSAPRSPSEGPRNLDARIAFNAGVRKEPSALQRDKEASLRRRVPELRLEHDASTGVLRSLTNPVGALSGPRPGDALVIALDFVQTQRELLGLELEDLGNLEVTDRVYSRQSGVTHLYLRQTHQGVAVYNGQLQVHVDGEGRVISVHSDFLPALGRTLASVQPRLGAAEAVAGVARHLGVRLATAPRELGREDGPRQKTRVEHAGLSTEPIEAQLMVLPVRVGEARLVWNLQVHTLDGAHAYDFTVDAGTGEVWTRFDWVASDTYKVYPQPVESPNHTTPLPPADGRATLLNPANPIASPFGWHDTNGVAGAEFTLLRGNNVHAYEDSNNDGLPPAVEPDCGVSINCNFAINLSGAPSTYIPAAVTNLFYWNNILHDVQYQYGFDEVGGNFQVNNYGNPGLGSDDVRAEAQDGSGMNNANFFTPPDGSRPRMQMYNWNTVVPNKDGDLDSGIIAHEYGHGISNRLVGGPSNVSCLGNAQQPGEGLSDFLSLVYTALPSHTGPQGRGVGTYALNQPVNGPGIRTQRYSTDPTINTWTYASINGMAVPHGVGSVFAQALWEAYWSLVDRWGFSTNLYNAMGSAGNNRMLLYYTEGLKNTACSPTFTQVRDGIIAAATTLHGGEDVCRLWTSFAAFGLGVDANPVGPNSTAPVNGFAVPAACRTDVWGKDKPWDTGLEPDPATAANPMWESEDIWVRNSPVNGPHQNPEFGQPNYVHVKVRNRSTVDAHNVVVKLYGTSAATSTSWPLGWTEIGQATVVYLPGGTDTEVVVTWSPPAVGHYCLLARLVTPADPMTFTEMGDPNYNTRQNNNVIWRNTNVVNLLPFGFVNATFILRSTLAEAREFRVRFAEQPGATKEAFISRGSITVDLGQELTQLWLASGGKAEGIERVSETQLRVVDPTRAYIGVKLEPLREFKVGFTFKDDRFTGGQTSDVFSAYTFGVVLEDASSAQRFPQVGGVTYYLQAAKL from the coding sequence ATGTCACAACGTCACTACCGCCGTCGCCTGACCCAGGCGCTGGTCCTCGTGGGAGCGCTGAGCGCCTCCACGGCGTTCGGCAGCGCGCCCCGGTCCCCGTCGGAAGGTCCGCGGAACCTGGATGCGCGCATCGCCTTCAACGCGGGCGTCCGCAAGGAGCCGAGCGCGTTGCAGCGCGACAAGGAGGCCTCGCTGCGCCGCCGCGTGCCGGAGCTGCGCCTGGAGCACGACGCGTCCACGGGGGTGCTGCGTTCGTTGACCAACCCGGTGGGGGCGCTGTCCGGCCCGCGCCCGGGGGACGCGCTCGTCATCGCGCTGGACTTCGTGCAGACGCAGCGCGAGCTGCTGGGCCTGGAGTTGGAGGACCTGGGCAACCTGGAGGTCACCGACCGCGTGTACTCGCGGCAGAGCGGCGTGACGCACCTCTACCTGCGCCAGACGCACCAGGGCGTGGCCGTCTACAACGGCCAGCTCCAGGTGCACGTGGATGGCGAGGGTCGCGTCATCAGCGTGCACAGCGACTTCCTGCCCGCGCTGGGCCGCACGCTCGCCAGCGTCCAGCCGCGCCTGGGCGCCGCCGAGGCGGTGGCGGGCGTGGCGAGGCACCTGGGCGTGAGGCTGGCCACGGCGCCGCGCGAGCTGGGCAGGGAGGATGGACCCCGCCAGAAGACGCGCGTGGAGCACGCGGGCCTGTCCACCGAGCCCATCGAGGCGCAGCTGATGGTGCTGCCGGTGCGCGTGGGCGAGGCGCGCCTGGTGTGGAACCTCCAGGTGCACACGCTCGACGGCGCGCACGCGTATGACTTCACCGTGGACGCCGGCACGGGCGAGGTCTGGACGCGCTTCGACTGGGTGGCGTCGGACACGTACAAGGTCTACCCGCAGCCGGTGGAGAGCCCCAACCACACCACGCCGCTGCCGCCCGCGGACGGCCGCGCCACCCTGCTCAACCCCGCCAACCCCATCGCGTCGCCCTTCGGCTGGCACGACACCAACGGCGTCGCCGGCGCGGAGTTCACCCTGCTGCGCGGCAACAACGTCCACGCCTACGAGGACAGCAACAACGACGGCCTGCCGCCCGCGGTGGAGCCGGACTGTGGCGTGTCCATCAACTGCAACTTCGCCATCAACCTGTCGGGCGCGCCCAGCACGTACATCCCGGCCGCCGTCACCAACCTCTTCTACTGGAACAACATCCTGCACGACGTGCAGTACCAGTACGGCTTCGACGAGGTGGGCGGCAACTTCCAGGTCAACAACTACGGCAACCCCGGCCTGGGTTCGGACGACGTCCGCGCCGAGGCGCAGGACGGAAGTGGCATGAACAACGCCAACTTCTTCACGCCGCCGGACGGCAGCCGTCCCCGCATGCAGATGTACAACTGGAACACCGTCGTGCCGAACAAGGACGGTGACCTGGACAGCGGCATCATCGCGCACGAGTACGGCCACGGCATCTCCAACCGCCTCGTCGGCGGCCCCAGCAACGTGTCGTGCCTGGGCAACGCCCAGCAGCCGGGCGAGGGCCTCAGCGACTTCCTCTCGCTGGTGTACACCGCGCTGCCGTCGCACACCGGGCCGCAGGGGCGGGGCGTGGGCACCTACGCGCTCAACCAGCCCGTCAACGGGCCGGGCATCCGCACCCAGCGCTACAGCACGGACCCCACCATCAACACGTGGACGTACGCCAGCATCAACGGCATGGCCGTCCCCCACGGCGTGGGCTCCGTCTTCGCGCAGGCCCTGTGGGAGGCGTACTGGTCGCTCGTGGACCGCTGGGGCTTCAGCACCAACCTCTACAACGCCATGGGCAGCGCGGGTAACAACCGCATGCTGCTGTATTACACGGAGGGCCTGAAGAACACCGCGTGCAGCCCCACCTTCACGCAGGTGCGCGACGGCATCATCGCCGCGGCCACCACGCTGCACGGTGGAGAGGACGTGTGCCGGCTGTGGACGTCGTTCGCCGCGTTCGGCCTGGGCGTGGACGCCAACCCCGTGGGCCCCAACAGCACCGCGCCCGTCAACGGCTTCGCGGTGCCCGCCGCCTGCCGCACGGACGTGTGGGGCAAGGACAAGCCGTGGGACACCGGCCTGGAGCCGGACCCCGCCACCGCGGCCAACCCCATGTGGGAGAGCGAGGACATCTGGGTGCGCAACTCGCCCGTCAACGGGCCGCACCAGAACCCGGAGTTCGGCCAGCCCAACTACGTCCACGTGAAGGTGCGCAACCGGAGCACGGTGGACGCGCACAACGTGGTGGTGAAGCTGTATGGCACCAGCGCCGCCACCAGCACGTCGTGGCCGCTGGGCTGGACGGAGATTGGCCAGGCGACGGTGGTGTACCTGCCGGGCGGCACGGACACGGAGGTGGTGGTGACGTGGAGCCCGCCCGCGGTGGGCCACTACTGCCTGCTGGCGCGGCTGGTGACGCCCGCGGACCCGATGACGTTCACGGAGATGGGCGACCCCAACTACAACACGCGGCAGAACAACAACGTCATCTGGCGCAACACCAACGTGGTGAACCTGCTGCCCTTCGGCTTCGTCAACGCCACGTTCATCCTGCGCAGCACGCTGGCCGAGGCGCGTGAGTTCCGCGTGCGCTTCGCGGAGCAGCCCGGCGCGACGAAGGAGGCGTTCATCTCGCGCGGCAGCATCACCGTGGACCTGGGCCAGGAGCTCACCCAGCTGTGGCTGGCCTCCGGCGGCAAGGCGGAGGGCATCGAGCGCGTGAGCGAGACGCAGCTGCGCGTCGTCGACCCGACGCGCGCCTACATCGGCGTGAAGTTGGAGCCGCTGCGCGAGTTCAAGGTGGGCTTCACGTTCAAGGATGACCGCTTCACCGGCGGCCAGACGTCGGACGTCTTCTCGGCGTACACCTTCGGCGTCGTGCTCGAGGACGCCTCGTCCGCGCAGCGCTTCCCGCAGGTGGGCGGCGTGACGTACTACCTGCAGGCGGCGAAGCTGTAG